A section of the Marinoscillum sp. 108 genome encodes:
- a CDS encoding MCP four helix bundle domain-containing protein: MEWKFSLGQRIRTGAALLVVFLLVLATNMMDSNHFRIVQSNLTTIYEDRLLAKDYLYKISRQIQAKRELIQRSDIEQWSDLNTALNDSIQILNDRFASTQLTENEALVFESLKRNIRSLREYELKLQRNDPLNTELTTSGSERYFTAVYDDLDALFKIQLEESDKVISNANRAIDTSNLISRIEIGVLIAIGLLIQLLVFMRPLK; this comes from the coding sequence ATGGAGTGGAAGTTTAGTTTAGGACAAAGAATCAGAACGGGAGCAGCACTATTGGTGGTGTTCTTGCTCGTATTGGCTACTAATATGATGGATAGCAACCACTTCAGGATTGTTCAAAGTAATCTTACCACGATATACGAAGATCGATTACTCGCTAAAGACTATCTATATAAGATCTCTCGTCAGATTCAGGCAAAAAGGGAGCTTATTCAGCGTTCGGACATTGAACAATGGAGCGACTTAAACACTGCGCTCAATGACTCCATTCAGATATTGAACGATCGTTTTGCATCTACCCAACTCACTGAGAATGAAGCCTTGGTTTTTGAGTCGCTGAAGCGGAATATTCGATCTTTGAGGGAATATGAGTTGAAGCTACAAAGAAACGATCCTTTGAATACTGAGCTGACTACTTCGGGAAGTGAACGGTACTTTACTGCTGTTTACGACGATTTGGATGCACTCTTCAAAATTCAACTTGAGGAAAGCGACAAGGTGATCAGCAATGCCAATAGAGCCATTGATACAAGTAATCTTATCTCAAGAATTGAAATTGGTGTGTTAATCGCTATCGGACTTTTGATACAACTGTTGGTTTTCATGCGGCCGCTTAAATAA